From Sodalis glossinidius str. 'morsitans', the proteins below share one genomic window:
- the hemL gene encoding glutamate-1-semialdehyde 2,1-aminomutase: MSHSASLYAEAQQLIPGGVNSPVRAFNGVGGTPLFIASADGARLTDADGNSYIDYVGSWGPMVLGHNHPAIRQAVLDAVQRGLSFGAPTEIEVKMARLLTELVPSIESVRMVNSGTEATMSTIRLARGYTGRDRVIKFEGCYHGHADGLLVKAGSGALTLGQPSSPGVPADYAKYTLTCSYNDLQSVREAFTLYPREIACVIVEPVAGNMNCVPPLPEFLPGLRALCDEFGALLIIDEVMTGFRVELGGAQAYYDVKPDLTCLGKIIGGGMPVGAFGGRREVMAALAPTGPVYQAGTLSGNPVAIAAGYACLREVARPGVHQQLTQQTERLAQGLLAAAEAAGVPLVVNRVGGMFGLFFTESPTVTCFQDVQACDVDRFKRFFHLMLAAGVYLAPSAFEAGFMSLAHGDAEIRHTVEAAAQSFAQL; encoded by the coding sequence ATGAGTCATTCCGCAAGTTTGTACGCCGAGGCGCAGCAGCTGATCCCCGGCGGGGTCAATTCACCGGTGCGTGCATTCAACGGCGTTGGTGGCACGCCGCTGTTTATCGCCAGCGCCGACGGCGCCCGTTTGACCGACGCCGACGGCAATAGCTATATCGACTATGTTGGCTCGTGGGGCCCTATGGTGCTGGGCCATAATCACCCGGCGATTCGCCAGGCGGTGCTGGACGCCGTGCAGCGCGGTCTGAGTTTTGGCGCTCCTACGGAAATCGAGGTGAAAATGGCGCGGCTGCTGACCGAGCTGGTGCCCTCTATCGAGAGTGTGCGCATGGTCAACTCCGGCACCGAAGCCACCATGAGCACCATCCGGTTGGCGCGCGGCTATACCGGCCGCGACAGGGTAATCAAATTTGAAGGCTGCTATCACGGCCACGCGGACGGACTGCTGGTCAAGGCCGGATCCGGGGCGCTCACTCTGGGGCAACCCAGTTCTCCCGGCGTCCCGGCGGATTATGCCAAATATACCCTCACCTGCAGCTATAACGACCTGCAATCGGTGCGCGAGGCGTTTACGCTGTACCCGCGCGAGATCGCCTGTGTCATCGTTGAACCGGTGGCGGGGAATATGAACTGCGTCCCGCCGCTGCCGGAATTTTTGCCCGGCCTACGCGCGCTGTGCGACGAGTTCGGCGCACTGTTGATTATCGATGAGGTGATGACCGGTTTCCGTGTCGAGCTGGGCGGGGCCCAGGCTTATTATGATGTGAAACCAGATTTGACCTGCCTGGGCAAGATCATCGGCGGCGGCATGCCGGTTGGCGCCTTCGGCGGCCGCCGTGAGGTGATGGCGGCGCTGGCGCCGACGGGGCCGGTCTATCAGGCAGGTACCCTGTCGGGCAATCCGGTCGCCATTGCGGCGGGCTACGCCTGCCTGCGCGAGGTCGCCCGGCCGGGCGTACATCAGCAGCTAACGCAGCAGACCGAACGTCTGGCGCAGGGGCTGCTGGCGGCAGCGGAAGCGGCGGGCGTGCCTCTGGTGGTCAACCGCGTCGGCGGTATGTTCGGCCTGTTCTTTACCGAGTCGCCGACGGTGACCTGCTTCCAGGACGTCCAAGCGTGTGACGTGGATCGTTTTAAACGGTTCTTCCATCTGATGCTGGCGGCGGGGGTTTATCTGGCGCCGTCGGCGTTTGAAGCCGGCTTCATGTCCCTGGCGCACGGCGATGCCGAAATTCGCCACACGGTGGAGGCCGCGGCACAGAGTTTTGCCCAGCTGTGA